One Anaerolineales bacterium DNA window includes the following coding sequences:
- the thpR gene encoding RNA 2',3'-cyclic phosphodiesterase: protein MNPSVRAFIAIGLSADVRRWLIDARAGLERKIPSGAVRWTDPGGIHLTLKFLGEISTARIGGICEVMDGLASFSRPFLISPGGLGCFPDARRLRVIWAGVRADPQLTDLQKRLEVDLEKIGFPAERRAFSPHLTLGRVRDGVPSGSLEELGRVVKDSAAGSAAGMEVKEINLFSSVLRPGGAEYSVLHRSPFSG, encoded by the coding sequence ATGAACCCATCCGTCCGCGCGTTTATCGCAATCGGCCTATCCGCCGACGTGCGCCGTTGGTTGATCGATGCCCGAGCTGGCTTGGAGAGGAAAATCCCATCCGGCGCCGTGCGTTGGACCGACCCCGGGGGGATTCACCTCACGTTGAAATTCCTTGGGGAGATTTCGACGGCTCGGATCGGGGGGATCTGCGAAGTCATGGACGGCTTGGCGTCCTTCTCACGGCCTTTCCTGATCTCTCCCGGAGGATTGGGATGCTTTCCGGACGCCCGACGCCTGCGGGTGATTTGGGCCGGCGTGCGCGCCGATCCGCAGCTTACCGATCTTCAAAAGCGTCTGGAGGTGGATTTGGAGAAGATCGGATTCCCGGCCGAACGCCGCGCTTTCTCGCCCCACCTGACGCTGGGCAGGGTCCGGGATGGCGTTCCGTCCGGGAGCCTGGAGGAGCTCGGCCGGGTGGTGAAAGATTCAGCCGCCGGATCCGCCGCCGGGATGGAGGTGAAGGAGATCAATCTTTTTAGCAGCGTCCTCCGCCCGGGCGGGGCGGAGTATTCCGTCTTGCATCGGTCGCCCTTTAGCGGATGA
- a CDS encoding L,D-transpeptidase produces the protein MTKIPRRTFLKMTAAGIPALGARTNPSAGPPLPVGRVAAKSVDVHAEPDQESPVTFRLLKDTLIEIRRTVETEEPKGNPRWLQVEAGYLHSGDIQPVEFRPQIPVWSVPEITPAEVSVPITQSYRKISPSEEILYRLYYQSVHWVKDVVAGERNEIWYVLRDHQLGIDYYAPGKHLRLLDPWRYAPVAGGVAPWQKRIEVNISAQTLTAFEDNQAVREMKVSSGIGGKNASTPRGVFHIQIKIAGVHMGNGQITSDPLAYELPGVPWVCHFETLNGVAFHGAYWHNDFGRPRSHGCINLRPADALWLYRWSNPPAAEARIRGTGGLGTRVVIR, from the coding sequence GTGACGAAAATACCGCGCCGCACTTTCCTGAAAATGACCGCCGCGGGAATCCCCGCCCTGGGCGCGAGGACGAATCCGTCCGCCGGCCCGCCCCTGCCGGTCGGACGCGTAGCCGCCAAGTCGGTGGACGTCCATGCGGAACCGGACCAGGAATCCCCCGTCACTTTCCGCCTCCTAAAAGACACCCTGATCGAGATCCGGAGAACGGTGGAAACCGAGGAGCCCAAGGGCAATCCCCGCTGGCTGCAGGTCGAGGCCGGCTACCTGCACAGCGGCGACATCCAACCGGTGGAATTCCGCCCGCAGATTCCGGTTTGGAGCGTGCCGGAAATCACCCCGGCCGAAGTCAGCGTCCCGATCACCCAATCCTACCGAAAGATCTCCCCGAGCGAGGAGATCCTTTACCGTTTGTACTACCAATCCGTCCATTGGGTGAAAGACGTCGTGGCGGGGGAGCGGAACGAGATCTGGTACGTGCTGCGCGATCACCAGTTGGGGATCGATTATTACGCTCCCGGCAAACACCTGCGGCTGCTGGATCCATGGCGGTACGCCCCCGTGGCCGGCGGCGTTGCCCCCTGGCAGAAACGGATCGAGGTTAACATATCCGCCCAGACCCTGACCGCCTTCGAAGACAACCAGGCGGTGCGCGAAATGAAAGTCTCTTCCGGAATCGGCGGGAAGAATGCTTCCACGCCGAGAGGGGTCTTCCACATCCAGATCAAGATCGCCGGAGTGCACATGGGCAACGGCCAGATCACATCCGACCCGCTGGCGTACGAGCTTCCCGGCGTCCCCTGGGTCTGCCATTTCGAGACCTTAAACGGGGTGGCCTTTCACGGCGCCTACTGGCACAACGATTTCGGCCGGCCGCGCAGCCACGGCTGCATCAACCTCCGGCCCGCCGACGCGCTGTGGCTGTACCGATGGAGCAATCCCCCGGCCGCCGAGGCGCGGATCCGGGGAACCGGCGGCCTCGGCACGCGGGTGGTCATCCGCTAA
- the rsfS gene encoding ribosome silencing factor, producing the protein MALARSLVRALEEKKAEEILLLDVQGRCSFADYFILCSASSDRMLRALKEAVVETAHKEHRVAVRWEGRSESGWILLDLGPVIAHLLSPSRREFYDLEGFWREAKVVVHIQ; encoded by the coding sequence TTGGCTTTGGCTCGCAGCTTGGTGAGGGCGCTCGAAGAAAAGAAAGCGGAGGAGATCCTGTTGTTGGACGTCCAGGGGCGTTGCTCGTTTGCAGATTATTTTATCTTGTGTTCCGCCTCGTCGGACAGGATGTTGCGGGCGTTGAAGGAGGCGGTGGTGGAAACCGCCCACAAAGAGCATCGGGTGGCGGTCCGATGGGAAGGCCGTTCGGAAAGCGGTTGGATCCTGCTGGATCTGGGTCCGGTGATCGCGCACCTGCTCTCCCCATCCCGCCGGGAATTCTACGACCTGGAGGGATTTTGGCGGGAAGCCAAGGTCGTCGTTCACATTCAATGA